The Brevibacillus brevis genome contains a region encoding:
- a CDS encoding RusA family crossover junction endodeoxyribonuclease, whose product MQRLIIPLLMEKRRRNKKTKKMENVWVVPSWNHLYTIVKNKPTLGKWGGIYKQLVAEAALEWAMDNDWVMIETRKVILRTWIFWNDAREKDCHNTDKAWADAFEGILYRNDSQALIQYMDFQIDRGNPRIEIEPIVGGLILRDTSAQKNEPSENQMAIEF is encoded by the coding sequence GTGCAACGGCTGATTATCCCCTTGCTGATGGAGAAGAGACGACGCAATAAGAAGACGAAGAAAATGGAGAATGTCTGGGTCGTTCCTTCTTGGAACCATTTGTACACCATCGTCAAGAATAAGCCAACTCTCGGGAAGTGGGGAGGGATTTACAAACAGCTTGTTGCTGAGGCTGCTCTTGAATGGGCCATGGATAACGATTGGGTGATGATTGAGACCAGAAAGGTAATACTTCGCACGTGGATTTTCTGGAATGATGCCAGAGAGAAAGACTGTCATAACACTGATAAAGCTTGGGCAGATGCTTTTGAAGGCATCCTCTACAGAAACGACAGTCAGGCATTAATTCAGTATATGGATTTTCAAATTGATCGGGGTAACCCACGTATCGAAATAGAGCCGATAGTTGGTGGTCTGATCCTAAGAGACACGTCAGCACAAAAAAACGAGCCATCAGAAAATCAGATGGCCATTGAATTCTAA
- a CDS encoding BC1872 family protein codes for MTMTEQQIVVTLATKVMGWSKEQIDFLYPAWNPLQNIADAWMIVEKFKTLRETNYLAYLVFYEHIPSSIYAITPRTICDAALEALELVA; via the coding sequence ATGACGATGACAGAGCAGCAGATCGTAGTAACACTGGCAACGAAAGTGATGGGCTGGAGCAAGGAGCAAATTGATTTCCTGTATCCAGCGTGGAATCCACTCCAAAACATAGCAGATGCGTGGATGATTGTAGAGAAGTTCAAAACATTGCGAGAAACTAACTATTTGGCGTACCTAGTCTTTTATGAACACATCCCAAGTAGCATATATGCCATAACCCCGAGAACAATTTGTGACGCCGCTTTGGAAGCTTTGGAATTGGTTGCTTAA
- a CDS encoding ArpU family phage packaging/lysis transcriptional regulator, translated as MSAQVQEQLSFLKPINETEVRKAVAKELKKYKALRVAVQNKQELQEKGISQLFPRLQQAETISELKARQIERALQYSLDEVERQIIEEKYLSTSQVKDINVYLDLGLTKDQYYPKKKEAIFQIATALGMI; from the coding sequence ATGAGCGCACAGGTACAAGAGCAGTTGTCTTTTCTGAAACCGATAAACGAGACAGAAGTCAGAAAGGCCGTTGCAAAGGAATTGAAAAAATACAAAGCCCTCCGTGTTGCTGTCCAAAACAAACAGGAGCTTCAAGAGAAGGGCATCAGTCAGTTGTTTCCCAGACTTCAACAAGCGGAGACGATAAGTGAGTTGAAGGCACGCCAAATCGAACGAGCGCTGCAATATTCGTTGGATGAGGTGGAACGCCAGATCATCGAAGAAAAGTACCTCAGCACTTCACAGGTGAAGGATATCAATGTTTATTTGGATTTGGGTCTGACTAAAGACCAGTATTATCCGAAAAAGAAAGAAGCTATTTTTCAAATTGCTACGGCACTCGGGATGATCTGA
- a CDS encoding recombinase family protein, producing the protein MIIVVAVFIRTASDDFRKTEKQMESCMPLVQNVAHKVYIEIDVKTIDSDRPGLSQLIADIEAGLVNKVICHSAERISRNPVELGKFMQLANHKNVPLVFAE; encoded by the coding sequence GTGATCATAGTGGTTGCTGTTTTCATCAGAACTGCATCAGATGATTTTAGAAAGACCGAAAAACAAATGGAATCTTGCATGCCGCTTGTCCAAAATGTAGCCCATAAGGTGTACATAGAAATTGACGTTAAAACCATTGACTCTGATCGTCCTGGCTTGTCTCAATTGATTGCTGACATAGAGGCCGGATTGGTAAACAAGGTAATCTGTCATAGTGCAGAGCGAATCTCCCGTAACCCTGTTGAATTGGGGAAGTTTATGCAGCTTGCTAATCATAAGAATGTACCATTAGTGTTTGCCGAGTGA
- a CDS encoding site-specific DNA-methyltransferase produces the protein MDIRKISVSKINPAPYNPRVDLQPGDPEYEKLKRSIEEFGYVQLLVWNERSGNLVGGHQGFKILVNEQGRTEVDVSVVDLDDINEKALNIALNKISGAWDEDKLAQVLSELQESDLDVELTGFDLEEAVDLINEHVNMEIDEPIKEDDFDVEKALNDIIEPETKPGDIWRLGRHILMCGDATSEQDVKRLMDGQRAALVVTDPPYNVAFKSDSSELASDGRESIMNDDMPMEQFEDFLQAVFANYASIMDPKAAIYVFHPSSYQREFENKMNEAGIVSRTQCIWVKNAFSLSFAQYKFKHEPVFYAHLKGQAPAWYGDRKQTTVWRTDLTGISEEPETVWEVSRGDVSKYVHPTQKPLALLAIPIGNSSQKGDTAVDFFGGSGSTLMTCEQMGRICRTMELDPKFCDVIKRRFYEATGIEPVLISRLQEAA, from the coding sequence ATGGACATACGGAAAATATCAGTCTCTAAAATTAACCCGGCACCTTATAATCCCCGCGTTGATTTGCAACCGGGCGACCCCGAATACGAGAAACTGAAACGATCCATCGAGGAGTTTGGATACGTGCAACTGCTCGTCTGGAACGAACGATCAGGGAACCTCGTTGGTGGACATCAAGGATTCAAGATACTTGTTAACGAGCAAGGACGGACTGAGGTAGACGTATCAGTCGTAGACTTGGATGACATCAATGAGAAGGCGCTCAACATCGCACTGAACAAAATCAGTGGTGCTTGGGATGAGGATAAGCTTGCACAGGTGTTGTCTGAGCTACAGGAGAGCGATTTGGACGTAGAGCTAACAGGATTTGATCTTGAAGAAGCTGTAGATTTGATCAATGAGCACGTCAACATGGAAATAGATGAACCAATCAAGGAAGATGATTTCGATGTTGAGAAAGCATTAAACGATATCATTGAACCGGAGACGAAGCCAGGGGACATTTGGAGGCTGGGGAGGCACATTCTGATGTGTGGAGACGCTACAAGTGAGCAGGATGTGAAACGGCTAATGGATGGTCAGCGGGCAGCACTGGTAGTAACGGACCCTCCTTATAACGTTGCGTTCAAGAGTGATTCATCAGAACTTGCTTCAGACGGCAGAGAAAGCATCATGAATGATGACATGCCCATGGAGCAATTTGAGGACTTCCTTCAAGCTGTGTTTGCAAATTATGCATCAATCATGGACCCGAAAGCAGCAATCTATGTTTTCCATCCTTCTAGCTATCAGCGAGAATTTGAGAACAAGATGAACGAGGCCGGAATAGTATCGCGCACCCAGTGTATTTGGGTTAAGAACGCTTTTTCGTTGTCGTTTGCTCAATATAAGTTCAAGCATGAGCCGGTGTTCTATGCTCATCTAAAAGGGCAGGCTCCAGCATGGTACGGAGATCGTAAGCAGACTACGGTTTGGAGAACTGATCTAACAGGAATCTCCGAGGAACCGGAGACCGTCTGGGAGGTATCGCGAGGGGATGTAAGCAAGTATGTCCATCCTACACAAAAGCCATTGGCGCTGCTTGCTATTCCAATTGGGAACAGCAGTCAGAAAGGCGATACCGCTGTCGACTTTTTCGGCGGTAGTGGTTCTACACTGATGACATGTGAGCAGATGGGGCGTATCTGTAGAACAATGGAGCTCGATCCAAAATTCTGCGACGTCATTAAGAGGCGATTCTATGAGGCAACAGGCATTGAACCTGTACTCATAAGCAGGCTACAAGAAGCTGCTTAA
- a CDS encoding DUF6906 family protein, whose translation MKQGKRPNRRQKKDLEARNLNPANLLGERDSTTELVLIHRFSGNTKTIKKGA comes from the coding sequence ATGAAGCAAGGCAAACGCCCAAACAGGCGGCAAAAAAAAGACTTGGAAGCACGTAATTTAAACCCAGCCAATTTGCTGGGTGAGCGCGATAGCACGACCGAGTTGGTTTTGATCCATCGTTTCTCCGGTAATACAAAGACGATCAAGAAAGGGGCATAA